One stretch of Harmonia axyridis chromosome 1, icHarAxyr1.1, whole genome shotgun sequence DNA includes these proteins:
- the LOC123688772 gene encoding dysbindin protein homolog, with protein sequence MLSNIKSKLLNVSKNVFSQSDKNEKNTINYEAGSEILDYFRNEWSSLHNASEDNAKKAAEVAEIIDTIQTRIKKTENDLETITDILTGSNLTNNINEAHVKINDLLNLCDTVEKGLIEFERTVDEIEFQDMKKRHAYHLTKYEERKEESLKLLQLKLEEERNEELAKIELERVEKMKERQKVFQEAFQNDLELFKTLGQIPRLELNQQSSALLEEIQIDYNMEELDQFFGESTIE encoded by the exons ATGTTATCaaacattaaatccaaattattaaatGTTAGTAAAAATGTTTTCTCTCAATCtgacaaaaatgagaaaaataccATCAATTATGAAGCAGGCAGCGAAATATTAGATTACTTCCGAAATGAATGGTCTTCATTACATAATGCTAGTGAAGATAATGCCAAAAAGGCTGCAGAAGTAGCCGAAATAATTGATACTATACAAACCAGAATCAAAAAGACAGAAAATGATTTGGAAACAATAACAGACATTTTAACTGGTTCCAATTTAACTAATAACATAAATGAAGCGCACGTGAAAATAAATGACTTGCTAAATTTATGTGACACTGTAGAAAAAGGTTTGATAGAATTCGAACGAACTGTTGATGAGATCGAATTTcaagatatgaaaaaaagaCATGCCTACCATTTGACAAAATATGAAGAAAGGAAAGAAG aaagtttgaaattattacaattaaAACTAGAAGAGGAAAGAAATGAAGAACTGGCGAAGATTGAGTTAGAAAGagttgaaaaaatgaaagagaGACAAAAAGTGTTTCAAGAGGCCTTTCAAAATGATCTTGAATTATTCAAGACATTAGGACAAATTCCTA gaCTGGAGTTGAACCAACAATCAAGTGCCTtacttgaagaaattcaaatagATTATAATATGGAAGAATTAGACCAATTTTTTGGGGAGAGTACTATAGAATAA